The DNA window CGCTGTTCACCGCGATGGCCGCGTGGTGTCTGTACGCGACGCTGACTCAGCGCTGGTTGGTGGCGGGTCTGCTGGCTTCGTTGGCCGGGCTGACCCGGCCGTCCGCTCCAGCGTTGGTCGCGGCGGTGGGCGTCGCGGCGCTGCTGGAGCTCGTGCGCGAGCGCCGCTTCCTGTGGCGGCCGTTGGTCGGGGCGGCTCTCGCGGCACTGGGGTACCTCGGCTGGGTGGCGTGGGTCGGCATACGGACCGGTGAGCCGCTCGGGTATTTCCACGTGCTCGAGCAGTGGAACAAGTCGATGGATCTCGGGCAGGCCGCGGTCCAGTGGATGCTCGCGCTGCCGCCCTGGCTGGGCGTGGCCGTCGCCGTGTCGTACCTGCTCGTAATCGCTCTGCTGGTGTGGTCGATCGCGCGTTATCCGCTGCCTTCGCTGGCCGTCTTCAGCTCAAGCACGGTGGCGTTGGCGTTGCTGGGAACGGGATACTTCAACTCACGGCCACGGCTGCTCGTCCCCGCGTTCCCGCTGCTGCTCCCGTTCGCCGACCGGCTCGCGCGAGCCCGGCCTTGGGTGCCCGCGCTGGTGCTCGGCCTGCTGACGTTGGCCTCGGCCGCGTACGGCGGCTACTCGCTCGTGGTCGGGCAGGCGCCGCCCTAGGCCTTTGGCGTCCACATCATCAGCCTGTCGGTGGTCGCGAAGCCGGCGCGCTCGTAGAACGGGACCGAACGGGGCGACGGGCTGAGGACGAGGCGGACCAGGTCCTCGTCGCGGGCGAACGTGACCGCCTCCTCGACCAGCAGCCGGCCGACGCCGCTGTCGCGGTGCGCCTCGAGGACGAAGACGTTCGCGATGTAGCCCCACCGGTTCGGCTCGACGCCCGGCCGGGGCATCCGCGTGAACACGGCGAGGTTGAGCATGCCGATCGGGCGGTCGTCGACCGAGGCGATCCAGGCGACCCGCCGCCCGGACTCGGT is part of the Tenggerimyces flavus genome and encodes:
- a CDS encoding GNAT family N-acetyltransferase, translated to MTVVKVRRASAEDVPALATLRRAWTEEQNGEVVDPNFEARFAEWFATESGRRVAWIASVDDRPIGMLNLAVFTRMPRPGVEPNRWGYIANVFVLEAHRDSGVGRLLVEEAVTFARDEDLVRLVLSPSPRSVPFYERAGFATTDRLMMWTPKA